The genomic DNA AGGTGGTACCAAACCTTGACTCTATCGGAAAACAGATGTGTCACGGGGAGTCGGGAGAGGCTTTCATTTTTGATGCATGCTCGTTTCACCGACACAATGAGCACGATACGGGCAACTGGCGAGCCCCTCGGCATAATCTGAGTGGCAAAGCGCACATTGAGAATTACGAGCTCCACTTTCCAGTTTCGGAGCCAGGTAGGTGCCATCTAACGTGGTGATCATCCTGTGCTAACTTCTATTGTTTAGTGGAGGATTGGGATGCTCAAAACCAACTGTATTCACTGCCGTACAACCTAGGCAATGCCATCTATGTTCCTGGATCAAGTCAAAGACAAGTGTGAGTGTCTGGAACTTTCCCGTCGTTTTTATGATTATGTTGCCTTGCTAATAATTTGCAGCGTCTATGAGGATATGAGAACTCACTGTACTCTAATTTGTCCTGACGTTTTGCGTGAAGAGATGCAACTTGGGCGGGATCCCGGGGATACTGAGGGTGGCTTGGTTTCATCTGAGACTAGGTTGGCCTGTAGCAATATGAGCTCCGAAGAGATGGAGATAGCAGAGAAGGACCGTTTAGAGGCGGCAGAAAATTAGCAGGACAAATAAGCACGGAAACGCACGACAAAGTCTTTGATCGTCAACAGCAGATAAATAGTTATGCTCGATTGGAAGGCCGTACAGAGAGCTGTGCATTATGCTTTCTGCAAGGCAGATGcatggtgctgctgttgggccCGTCCTGCGGGGCAACACCTGCTGGCTCGGTCGCTTCTACTGTTTTAAAGCAATCACCAAGTCCTTGGTTCCAAACGCTCTTGCTTTGGTGTCCCCAGCCAAAGAGCAGGTCTACCTGCTGAATCCTCGATGTCACCATGTCTGCTCCTTTCGAGTCGCACTGACGCTTTCTTCGCCTTTTGCTCCAACTTGTCCACGCCATCCCCGATACCTCCGATATTCTGTCGCGTCTCGTCATCCAGTGCGCAAAGCGTCGCCAGACTTGAGCTCTTGATCACCTGCACACGCGACATGTACGTCGCTGCGACAGTCAGAACGAGAAACAAGGTTGTCAATACCAGTTGCGTAGTAAGCATGCCCATCCACTCCCATCGAATTCTGACAAACGCCTGAGGGGCGTATACACTGCCCTGGACAACGCTTTCAGGCCTGGACAGCCGAGTCGTACCCGCTCTCACACTGCGTATTTTGTTAGCGAATATCGAACATAGTTATGGGCAGATAGAATTACTCACAGGTTTGTCATCGAGCGCGCCGCATTGGTCATCACAGTCTGGATATCGGCGAGTCGCTTTTCGGGAGGAGGTAACTCGGTTGTCAAGAAGTCTCCCAGCAGAGAGAAGGCAAATGCCTTAGCTGACCCTCCACCGTTCGAAGCAACCACCCCTCGAGTTCTATCCATCAGCAACGAGTCCAGCATTGTCGACGCTAGTAACATGGACGCCGTTAATGAAGTCCAAACGTTTATCGTAAAGTCGACAGAATCCTCTGCATTCGGTGGCCTTTCCAAGGTGAATTCGGCCCCCCCATAAGTGTCGTTACACTGGCCCGTGGAATAGCAAGGATAGAACTTGGGGTCCCATGCCACATTCAGTGTGTTGTTTAGTTCACTGGTGACCCGCGATAAGGTGGAGACTTCTCTTGTCACAGACTGACCCTGGGTGACTTCTGTCTCATATGTTTTGGTACACCACCAGAACGCCAATTCCAAGTACTTGACCTTTGACATCATCTCAGTCAATGCGTCAGCGTCAGAGGAAGTGCTAACCATCTCTTCTGTATAAGCAATGAAACTGTCGCTGACGATCAAATCAGTTACCGATTGGTTAAATGCCCCGGTGGGCTCGTCCAACAATCCAATAATGACGGGAAACACCTTGTCGATGGCAGTGTAAAAGTTCCCGTAACCGGCTGAGCCTGCTGTGATGTTGCTGGTCTGAAGAAGGAGTTGAAGACGCTTTTCAGTTGTCTTTCTGAGACGGTCGTGGAGCGCAGGGTTGTTGACTGTTGACAGGTttgccacaccaccacaaacggCAAGACTTCCGTAGGCTGGCCAGATGCAGTCACCGGATGAGCAATTAGCTCTCAGTTCCGTC from Podospora pseudoanserina strain CBS 124.78 chromosome 2, whole genome shotgun sequence includes the following:
- a CDS encoding hypothetical protein (COG:S; EggNog:ENOG503PEWV), giving the protein MASASVFSGGQTSWLQFPAEPSQEHQFSKQETSTRVSLECYTRSSDGEEPGTKVISSIQLRRWLPEILAQLGGMLCLIAIFVLLWRADNRPSEEMYLGVTLNTILAFLTSLAKVAFLVPIAEGLAQLKWIWFLSPVGRPAKHRPLLDFQVFDDAMRGGIGGVRLLIGFKGMLASFGALIMLSGLFTSTLTQQAITYDVRKALSLQANDTAAVDRATTFSTYDGNMLALTPYDTLREQRAIFEGFFTPSTERVTELRANCSSGDCIWPAYGSLAVCGGVANLSTVNNPALHDRLRKTTEKRLQLLLQTSNITAGSAGYGNFYTAIDKVFPVIIGLLDEPTGAFNQSVTDLIVSDSFIAYTEEMVSTSSDADALTEMMSKVKYLELAFWWCTKTYETEVTQGQSVTREVSTLSRVTSELNNTLNVAWDPKFYPCYSTGQCNDTYGGAEFTLERPPNAEDSVDFTINVWTSLTASMLLASTMLDSLLMDRTRGVVASNGGGSAKAFAFSLLGDFLTTELPPPEKRLADIQTVMTNAARSMTNLVRAGTTRLSRPESVVQGSVYAPQAFVRIRWEWMGMLTTQLVLTTLFLVLTVAATYMSRVQVIKSSSLATLCALDDETRQNIGGIGDGVDKLEQKAKKASVRLERSRHGDIEDSAGRPALWLGTPKQERLEPRTW
- a CDS encoding hypothetical protein (COG:G; EggNog:ENOG503P0XZ), with the protein product MLAAFVNTDLNAAHPIPRLALVESQQFGKSLWGKTGKLTVKLPDATLEDYFLKMCHGESGEAFIFDACSFHRHNEHDTGNWRAPRHNLSGKAHIENYELHFPVSEPVEDWDAQNQLYSLPYNLGNAIYVPGSSQRQV